GGCGTACGTCACCTTTTGTCGCAGGTCACCCAGCGCCCGCAGCAGCTGCCGCAGCTGGAACAACCCCTGGCCCAACTCCGTGAACCTGCGGCGTTCAGGGAGCTCAGAGGGGTCCGACTGCaggcccccgagcccccccaaTCCCCCCCAAACCCTACCAGGTCTCCAGCGGGCGCAGGTTGGTGTCGCCGGAGCCCCCCAGGCACAGGCGCTGCTGCCGCGCCCGCCAGCCCCCcaactcctgctgcagcagctcctgcagggtcTCGCTGCGCCCCAAAAGCTGCTGCATCTGAGCCAGCACCTCCTGGGGGGAGAGGTGGCTCGGAACGGGGTGCTCAGGGTGGGCACgaccccccccaaaacccagcccgaccaccccccccccacctcctcACCCGCCGCTGCCGGTCCAGGTTCTGCAGTTTGGCCTGGAGGGATTGGAGCTCCTGCTGGTACCCGGGGTCCCGGTCCCTCTCCTCACCTGAGGGCAGGGGGGCGAGCTCAGGGTTTTGGGGGGCTAGGGGTAGGGGGCgcagggcagtgcccacccCTCATCTCCCCACCGTGGGGCTCACCTGGCTGGTAGTGCACCTTGAAGCAGAAGTCGAAGGCATCCTGCAAATCCTCCAGGTGCCTGAAGGCTCGTTCGGCTTCCTGAGGGCACAGCGGGGTCAGGAGGGGCCGGGGGGGCTCGGAGGGGGTCTCGGGGGTCGcagaggggtgggggggggggttacCTGCAGCGCCGTGTGGAACTCGGCCAAGCGCCGCTGGATCTGCTGCTCCCGCCCGCTCtccggggccgggctgggcgcGGGGGCCGAACCGCCCTAGGGAGGGAGACACGGGGTGGGGGGCGGCCGCGGGACCCCCGGGgtctggggagggggcacccagccctgccctacCTGCCCCCCCGCCTGCCCCAGGCGCAGGATCCGccgctcctcctgcagcaggttGGCCACCAGGTTGGCGAATCTCTCCGGCTTCTCCTCGAACTCAGCCTGCGGGGGGCTCCGGGGGTGAGAGACCCCGAGCGGGGACCCCTCCCCActgccctccccctgccccgAAGCGCACCTGGAGGTCGCGGTGAGCTTTGCGCAGGTTGTGCTGCAGCATGAAATCCTCGCGGTCcgagcccaggctgcccaggcgCTCTCCCAGTAAGACCAGTAAGGAGTGGAACAGCATGCGGGCGTGCGAGCAGAGCGGCTCCGCCGCCTGGCGCCTGCGGCAGCGCGGGCTCAGCACCGGCTCTGACCCGGCTCAGCCCCGGCTCTGCCCCGGTTCTGCCCCGGCTCTGCC
The Serinus canaria isolate serCan28SL12 unplaced genomic scaffold, serCan2020 HiC_scaffold_370, whole genome shotgun sequence DNA segment above includes these coding regions:
- the LOC127061256 gene encoding signal transducer and activator of transcription 3-like, which codes for MAQWQEVQSLANTYLEQVHQLYAGSALPMAVRQSLAAWIESQNWRQAAEPLCSHARMLFHSLLVLLGERLGSLGSDREDFMLQHNLRKAHRDLQAEFEEKPERFANLVANLLQEERRILRLGQAGGQGGSAPAPSPAPESGREQQIQRRLAEFHTALQEAERAFRHLEDLQDAFDFCFKVHYQPGEERDRDPGYQQELQSLQAKLQNLDRQRREVLAQMQQLLGRSETLQELLQQELGGWRARQQRLCLGGSGDTNLRPLETWFTELGQGLFQLRQLLRALGDLRQKVTYARDPLVAETPLLEQRLQEQLTHLLKRWGWARRAPGKGSSPPEGGGELGKLSREW